A window of [Clostridium] innocuum genomic DNA:
GCAGCACAAGGATGATCTGTGGCTGATGAATGAAAATCATCAGGTATATCCGGTGATCCGCATTTCATCCAGCGGCAATGCCGGAACCTTTGCGGACACGGATTATGTGCGCAACGTTCACCGCATCATACTCAATCTGATGCACAGAGAGGGACCGATGCTGATTTTGAATACCAATCCGCAATCCAGTCCGGTGCACAATGCGTTTCTGACACAGATTTGCATCACTCCTTCAGCCCTCAGTGAACCGCAGCTGACCAGCGTCTTTCATGGCATTGACCGTGTCGTGCATCGCGTGGCAGATCCGGATAAGGAAAGCAGTACACTCATGGCTCAGGTGGAAGAGGCAGAGCTGAAGCAGCAGCAGGATTTCATAAAAAAAGCGCGTAAGAAAAGTATTCCACGCTGCACAATTGCTATTATGGCGATTTGTACGATATTTCTCGTACTAGAATATCTACTGGCCTATCTGGACGGTAATATGGAAAGTGCCACCGTGGCTGTCGGCGGTTACTATAAGATGAGTATTGTTGCGGCGCATGAATACTGGCGTATTCTCAGCGGCGGCTTTGTACATAACGGTGTTGTTCATTTCGTCATCAGCCTGTATGCCCTGTATGCGACCGGAAAGCTGTGTGAACAGCGTTTGGGAAGAGGCTGGTATCTGGCGGTTTTTCTTTCCTCTGTGATATTGGGGAATGCTGCACAGCTGATTGCGGCACCTAACGGGATTGCGACTGGTATGAGCGCCGGGATCTTTGGTGTGGCGGCAGCCTTTCTCACCAGTCAGCTGCTGTCGCATACACTGCGACATCCACTACTGCGTATTCCGTTGTATAACTGTATGGCAATTCTGGCCGTACTGGCACTGGTGCCCTCGGTGTCCTTTATCGCCTGTATTGCGGGGATTCTGTGCGGAATTCTGTACGGCTTATGGATGCATGGCAGACAGAGTGAATCCGGTATGAAGCAGCATGCCTGTCTGGCGCTTGTTCTGTATGCGGCAAGTCTGTTTGCCTATGGTGCTGCTGTGGATACGGTTGCACCGCTGGATCGGCATTTGGATGAAGCCATAATCCGTGTTTACCGTCATACACCGCTCAATGCCTATGCAGAATATCTGCAGGAGCATTTTCATCAGCAGTATGAAAAAACAGGAGGTATTTAATGAAACGGGAAGATGTACTAACTTGGGATGAATATTTCATGGGACTGGCGCACCTGAGTGCCAAACGGAGCAAGGATCCTTCCACACAGGTGGGGGCTGTCATTGTCAGCAGTGAGCATCGTGTTGTCAGTATCGGCTATAACGGATTTCCAAACGGCTGCAGCGATGATGAGTTTCCATGGGATCGGGAAGGGGATTTCGGTAACACCAAATATCCCTATGTCGTGCATGCGGAGCTGAATGCGATTTTAAACAGCAAGCATGATTTAAAAGGATGCAGTATTTATGTGTCGCTGTTTCCATGCAATGAGTGCGCAAAGGCGATCATACAGAGCGGAATCAGCCGTATTGTGTATGAGTCCGATAAGTATGCACATACAGAAGGGACGATTGCCAGCAAGCGGATGCTGCGCAGTGCGGGGGTAGAGCTGGTACAGCTTCCCTATGCCATTGATTTGCAGGTATCCAGAAAAATTAATCCGACAATACGATAAGAAGGTTCAGGCAATCATAGGACCAGCATTCCTTGTGTGAATACCAATTGTTCGCTGTGCATTTATGCGATTGTTATGAATGCTCGTACTTATAGAATCCTTCAGTATGAAGAAAAGCTATTTCACGATAAAAGTTTAAGTGAAATAGCTTTTTTGTTATATGCTGGTATTCATATGATATCAGAATTTATGATTGCTGCATTTTCGCAAATGCAAATACACCGTGTTTTTTGAAATGTTCAAAAGCTTAGCGATAACTGTAACAGCGTCCTTGATTTGGAAAATTCCTTTATTATACAGGTCATAAATAATTTCTTTGTTTTTATTTGACGAGCTTATAGCAGGGTCATTGTATATCCTCTCTTTTACGGTATTTAATGTTGATGTAATCATATCATCTACATTACTGGCAAAGGTTTCTGTTGCGGAATCGTTTTCTGCTGTGAGAGTTTCTTTTTGTACGAACGTATGAATGAAATCATAAAAACTGATATTCATATAAAAATTCATACACAATAAACCGATAATGCGGTCATTTTCTCCTTTGATGGCAATCGTTGTGCTTTTCAGAGGTTCTCCCTTTGCATTGACCGAATAATAGGTTTCCTGTTTCGAGCTGTTCTCACTGAACTTGATGAGAAAGTCTAATGCCTTATCTGTAATCGGGGCACCGACCTTTCTGCCGGTATGCTCACCATGGTTGATATAAATGACGGAGTGCTGAAAGTCCTCCAGACTATGAAGCACGATTTCATAGGCCTCTCCTAAATAGTTGCCCAGACCTTCAACCATTGAGCGGTAGCTTTGCAGAATCATCTTATCAATCAGGGTTAATTGAACTTCTTGTGGTTTCATGGTATCCTCCACTCCCTTCGCTGTCTATTATAGCGTACTAATTTCATTTATTCAAAACAATTTCAAAAAAATTCATTAAGTAAACTAAATAAATGCGAAAATTGCTTAATACTGCTAAAGTTTTGTAATCTTAAAATATAATTCATCTAACAAATGATAATTATTTTATTGACTAAAATAAAATAATGTATTATAGTATAGGAGTAAAAAATATTTCATTAGAAAGGAGAAAGGAATGAACAAAATTATTGATGCCGATAGCGCACCTGCTGCAATCGGCCCCTATTCACAGGCAGTCACGAATGGCAATTTGTTGTTTGTATCCGGACAGCTTCCGATAGAACCCGGGCAGGGGGTGATCGTGAGCGGGGATATTGCTGAACAGGCAAGACAATCACTTGAAAATGTGAAGGCGATTTTGGAAAAGGCCGGCTATGAAATGAGGGATGTTGTAAAGACGACATGCTACTTGACAGAAATGGAGAATTTTGCTGTGGTAAATGAAATTTATGCTGAGTATTTTGTAGGAAATTATCCGGCAAGATCCTGTGTATCCGTGAAGGAGCTTCCGAAACAGGCATTGTTTGAATTAGAAGTTATTGCGTGTAAATAACAAGGAGAGAACTTATGAAAATTTTGTTAATGTGCGGAGCAGGTGCGTCCAGTGGTTTTATGGCGCAGGCAATGCGAAAAGCCGCAAAAGAACAGGGAATTGAAAATTTTGAAATAATTGCACGAAGTGAAGCAGAAATGATGAACAATTTACAGGGGACAGATCTTGTCATGTTTGGTCCTCATCTAGCGTTTAAAAGGGAAGCGCTCGAAAAGGATTTAAAAAAGTTTAATATTCCGTTTGCCTTTATTGACAAGGATGCGTATGGAAGTATTGATGGAGCTGCTACGCTGAAGCAGGCATTGGATGCGTTGCGGGAAGTAAAAAAGCCTGTCGAAGAAATCTCTGTAAAAGAGGAAAAAACAACGCAGAGCAGTGAGGCCTCGGAGGAATCGGCGAAGGGCTTTATGGGATGGATTACCAAATCACTGGCTCCTAAACTGGATAAGCTTACACAGAATATTTATATATCCGCAATACAACAATCCATCATGAGTATACTGCCAATGATTATGATCGGTTCAGTTTCCTCAATTGTCGGTGTATTCCGTAACTTTGAGGTGATGAGCTGGATTCCGGATATCTCCATGCTGAATACATATTCCTTTGGCTTGATTGCAGTATTTCTGGCTATTCTGGTACCGATGAAGGTACTGGAAAAAAGAGGGAATGAGAAATTGAAAATTTCTGCGATGCTGACCAGTCTTGCTCTCTTCTTTATCATCACACTTCCGGTCATAGATGGAGAAACCGGTACGATGAATTTCATCATGGATAAAATTGGAACAGGGGGTATGCTGACAGCAGTTGTGACATCCGTTTTTACAGCATGGATTTTTAATTTTGCTTCTAGGCACTCTATGTTTAAGGAGGATACGGTTATGCCGGATATGGTTGTGGCATGGATGGATGCACTTGTTCCTGTAACAATCACACTGGCCATCGGTTTATTTATTATGAGCACCGGATTTGATTTACCACTGTTTATCCGTGGCTTGTTTGCACCGATTTCTTCCTTTGGACAGACCTGGCTTGGTCTTGTTATGATTTGTTTCTTCACCTGCTTCCTGTATTCCTTTGGCTTTACCTGGATTCTGTTCCCCATCGCATGGGCAATCTGGATGGAGGGTATGGATGCCAATATGGCTGCGGTTGCGGCAGGACAGGCGGCGTCAAGTATTAACCTTATGGAAACGGTAATGGGAATCACCTATATCGGTGGACAGGGGTGTACACTTGCATTGGTTCTGATGTGTATGCGTTCAAAAGTAAAAAAACTGAAATCCATCGGGCGCGTTTGTATCTTCCCTGCAATCTTCAATATCAATGAGCCAATTGTGTTTGGTGCTCCTGTTGTATGGAATCCGATCCTTATGATTCCACTGTGCCTTAATTCAATTATTATTCCAAGTCTTATGTATCTTGTTATGCGCATCGGCCTTGTTCCTATTCCGAGTGCACCTATGCAGATGTGGTATCTTCCAAATATCGTACAAGGCTATCTGACAACGAACAGTATGTCCGGGGTTATTCTGGTAATTGCATTGTTTGCTGTATCCTGGCTGATTTGGATGCCATTCTTTAGGGTATTTGAAAAACAGCAGTACAAAGAAGAGCTTGAAAACAGAAAGGAAAGGGAGATCATATGAAATTAGAAAATGCGCAGGCGGCAATGCAGATCATCCTGCATGCCGGCGATGCCCGCTTAAAAACAGCAGAGGCATTAAAGTCTTTAAAAACCTTTGATATAGAACGTGCAAAGCAGCAGCTTTTGGATGCAAATGAAGATATTGTGGCTGCGCACCAATCACAGACAGCCTCTCTGCAGGCGGAATCAAATGGAGAAGAAATTGAGTATTCGATTTTATTCACACATGCCCAGGATACGTGTATGACCGTATGCAGTGAAATCAACATCGCACAGCAGCTCGTGGATATCTGCGAAGCAATTGATGAGCGGTTTAAGAAATTGGAAAAATAGAACCGGAATTTTTGGCAGAGTTTTCTGCCAAAAATTTTAGGATTGGAGGAACGATATGAATTACTTTGATAACAGCAACATTAAGCTCGATATATTAAAAAAGAAAGCATACAATCTGCGCTGGGCGGAGGTAGCGGATGGAACTATCCCACTCACTGCTGCCGATATGGATTACCCATGTGCTCCGGCGATTAAACAGGCATTGCTTGCGTACGTGGAGGAAGGCTATTTCTCCTATACACCGAAACTGGGCCTGCCTGCGTTTAATCAGGCATTTTCAAATTATGTGAAGGAAACAAAGGGGGAGGAAATCAAAGCGGAGCAGGTACTGGCGGTAGACAGTGCAGCAAGAGCGATGTTCATCGTGGCGAAGGCTTTTTTGAAGCCTGGAGATGAAATGATTGTCTTTGATCCCTGCGATTTCCTTTTCCGGGAATCCTGTTTAGCGGCTGGAGCAACTCCAATCAGCTACGCAGCAAAGCTTGTTACGGAGAATAGGAAAATGGATCTTTCAAGACTGGAGGAGTGCATAAGCGAGAGAACCAAAATGATTGGATTGTGTAATCCGCATAACCCATACGGTCTTGTCTATACGAAGGAGGAGCTGGAGGCAATCATGCGATTGTGTGAGAAACATGATCTACTGATTATGAACGATGAAATATGGTCGGATATCCTGTATCCCGATGCACAGTTCAACAGCATTTATTGTTTAGGCGAGGAGCGCTGTAAACGCGTATTGTCTGTATTTGGGTTCTCTAAGAGCTTTGGTCTTGCCGGATTGAGAATTGGCTGCGTTTATGCGAACGATGATGAAAAATTCCAGAAGCTGGTTGATGCTTCCGATGTGCTGTCTACTGCGGGTGGTGCTACCTCACTATCGCAGATTGCCGCGATTGCGGCTATGGAAGAAACGCAAGAATGGCGTGCGGCATTTTTAAAGCATATCACAAAAAACCGGGATTATGCAGTGGCGTTTATCAATGAACATATTCCGGGCTTACATGCCTACAAACCACAGGCGACATTCCTGCTGTATGTAGATATTCAGGAGCTGCATGTTACAGGAGCTGAATTTGTCGAATTTCTGAAAGAGGAAGTGCAGCTGGCGATTGTACCGGGAGGACACCAATATTTCGGTGATGAGTCGGAGGGGCATGTTCGTATTTGTCTTGCCACCAGTATGGAAATTCTCAGCGAAGGTCTGAATCGATTAAAAAAGGGTGTTAAAATGCTAATAGAAAGGAGAACACAGCATGCATAAGATACAGTTTCCGGAAAATTTTTTGTGGGGAGGGGCAACTTCCGCCTATCAGTGTGAGGGAGCCTGGAAAGAGGATGGAAAAGGCTTTGCGGTCACTGATTTGCTGACAGCGGGAAGTCGAGAAATCCCAAGAGAATTTACACCGGTTGAAAAGGATTGTTATTATCCGGCAGCGACAGCTATTGATCATTATCATCATTACAAGGAAGATATCGCGTTGTTTGCGGAAATGGGATTTAAGGTATACCGCATGTCGATTTCCTGGGTAAGAATCTTTCCCAACGGTGATGATGAGGTGCCGAATCCTGCTGGTCTTGCATTCTATCATAAAATATTTCAGGAGTGCAAAAAATATGATATCGAGCCGTTGGTTACCATTTCTCATCACGATGTACCGCTGGCACTGGCATTGAAACAGGATGGATGGCTAAGCAGAAAGACGATTCCTGCCTTTGTCACGTACTGTAAAACGATTTTCAAAGAGTATCAGGATGAAGTGAAGTATTGGATCACGTTTAATGAAATCAATATGATGACAAATTATTTTGGCGATATATATACCGGTGGGATTCTTTCTAACGGAACCCGATATTTGGATATTGCACATGCGAGTGAGGAGTCTTTGTCTGCAGATAAAATGACGAAACGCTTTACGGCTCTGCATCATCAGTTTATCGCCAGTGCGCTGGCTGTACAGGTAGGTCATGACATCAATCCAGACTTTCAAATCGGTTCCATGGTTGCGGGGGATGCGCATTATCCATATTCCTGTAATCCCGTGAATGTCATTGAAGCACAGCAAAGCATGAACCGTCTATGGTATTGTGGGGACGTGATGGTACGCGGAGAATATTCCTATGCCAGCAGACATTATCTGAAAGGCAAGGGTGTCGATATAGAAGCACTTGGAATCACCGAGGAGGACAAGTGTATTTTGAAAAAAGGGACGATCGATTTTCTGGCATTCAGCTACTATACATCCGGCTGTCATGCAGTGGATGAGCATCATGAAACAACTGCAGGTAATTTCTCTTTGGGGGTCGCCAATCCGTATCTGAAAAAATCTGACTGGGGCTGGGTGTTTGATCCGCAGGGGCTTCGCTGGATGCTGAATGAGTTGTATGGAAGATATCATATTCCGGTGTTTATCGCTGAAAACGGCTTAGGCGCAATTGATGAGGTAAGTGAGGATGGAAAGGTTCATGATCCTTATCGTATCCAGTATCTGAATGAACATGTGTCCGCAATGCGGGATGCTTTGGAGGATGGTGTTGATTTGCTTGGGTATACGTGGTGGGGACCCATTGATCTGGTTAGTGCATCTACCGGTGAAATGAAAAAGCGCTATGGGTTTATTTATGTAGATATGGATGATCAGGGGAAGGGAAGCCTGAAAAGAATCAGAAAGGATTCCTTCTATCATTATCAGAAAATCATTCAGACAAACGGTAGCTGCATTGAGTAGTGCATCTGTAGGGGAGAGGGATATGCAGAAAATTGTTTTTACAACGGTTGAAACGCATACATTGGGAGAACCTACCCGCATTATCACTTCTGGCTTTCCAGATATACCGGGCATTACAATGATGGAGAAAAAGGAGATCCTTGAACAACGGTATGACCATCTGCGCCGTGCCTTGATGTGTGAGCCAAGGGGACATAAGGATATGGTTGGGGCGCTTATTCTACCTGCAGAGCAGACAGCATCTGCATTCGGTGTTGTTTTTATGGATGCGAAGAGATGGGTGAATATGTGCGGGCATGCGTCCATCGGTTGTGCTATGTATGCGGTGGAGGCAGGGCTTGTACCTGTGTGCGAACCGTATACAGAGGTTGTGATGGATACGCCATCAGGAACTATATGCGCAAGTGTAAGGGTGGAGAATAAAAAAGCGCAGGAGGTTACCTTGCGTAATGTTCCTTCATTTCTGTTTGCTGATGAGGTAAAGGTAAGGGTAGATGGCAAGGAATATAGGGTTGCGATTTCTTTTGGCGGTACGTTCTTTGCTTTGATTGATGCTGCACAGCTTTCATTGCAGCTGGATGCAAAGGATATTGAGTTTCTGATACCCTTTACAAGGAAACTGCTGGCTCAGCTGAATAAGCAATATGAGATAAAGCATCCCTCACTTGCAATCACACGCGTTGTAAATGCTGAATATTATGTAGCTACTGGAGAAAAGAAACAGAAGAATATCGTTATTGCCGAGGAAGGTCAGGTCGATCGCTCACCATGTGGGACAGGAACAAGTGCAAAGCTGGCATATTTGCATGCGAAAGGAAACTTATCTGCAAACGAAATTTTTGTGAATGAAAGCTTTACCGGAGCAAAATTTTATGGACGGTATGAAGCGGAGGATGTTATCGGACACTATCGTGGTATTCAACCGATGATTACAGGCAGTGCCTATATCACGGGGAAGGCAGTATATGTGATCGATGAGAATGACCCTTTGACCTATGGCTTTACGATTTGAGTCTGCTTTTGCATCATGATTTATAAAAAGATACAGAGGGCCTTCGAGTTTTGCTGGCCTTCTGCCCTTTTATTGATTCTGTTTTTCTATTTCATTTGTGCTTTGGCAGATGAAGGCATACGAAAAACCCGTTTTCTGTTTAAGCAGGAAACGGGTTTGTTTTAGCCTAAGGCTTTTTTTGTGTTTGCAAAATGCAGCTTGGCAACCTGGAGCAGTGCCTCTTTTCCGTGCATTGCCACAAACTCACGAATATTCTGATCCACCTTGCTGCCGGCACCCTTCAGAAAGGTGAAGTCGTACTGCTCACACATCGCATCGAAGGCCTTCAAAAACGCATACCGGGCAATGATTGATCCGGCTGCAACCGACAGATACTTATTTTCCGCCTTGGTTTCAAAATGAATATCATAGACGACCTCGCGCTCATGTTTCAGATAGCGGTAATAGGAAGTCTTCTGCACGAACTGGTCAATGATGCAGAACTGCGGCAGTGATCCCATCTTTTTACGCAGATGTACGTAGGCCTGGTTATGCATACGGGATTTAATAGCAACCATATTATTTTCACCGTGAATTCGATTATAGGTGGCATTGTCCAAAATCAAAAGACTGTGAGGCAGTCGTTCCATCAGCTTGGGAGCCATGCGCCGTATGGCGGTATCATCAATGGCCTTGGAGTCTTGTATCCCAAGACTGCGTAAAAACTCTACATCCTCATGACGGACACAGGTTGCACAAACGGTCACGGGACCGAAATAATCACCGGTCCCCACCTCATCGCTGCCGGCCTGCGGATAGATTGCTTTCGGCTGTCCCTGTGTTTTTTTTGCTGTTGTCCCGCTCTGCGTTTTCTGTATGGCAGACGGGGCAATCAGCGCTGCACATTCCTCGGCGCCGTTTCCCTGAAATACGAGCTTGCCGGACTCATAAGCGGTAATGACACAATCACTCGTCTTGATCTGATAAATCGCATAGGGCGGTGTCTTACGGATTTCCGCAGTTTTCAACCGCTGCTTCAGCGCCATCATGCTGGATCGATCTGTCTGTATGGTACATGTTCCCATGGTATTCCTCCTCATAACTTTTCCATTTTAGCATAAAATGAGACAACAGGATACAGAAATCGGGTGTTCCCATTCATTTTTTTATGCGTTCATGGTAAAATAATGAGACGGACAAAAGAAAGTAGGTGATGCCTGTGTCCCTGATTATGCTAGTAAATATGGTCATCCTGTGTGTGCTTTGTGCACTCGTATTCGGCGGATACCGCGACGGCTTCCTATTAAAGCTGCTGAGCATACTGTCTTTCTTTGTATGCGGCTTTCTGGCATGGTGGGCATCCTCCTATGTCGGCGGCTTTATCCACCTGTATCCCAAGCATGCGCTCCCCTTGCAGGATACACCGCTGGAGGCTGTTCTGTATGACAACCTGAATCGCCTGCTCATTTTCGTGATTCTCTTTGTCCTGCTGCAGCTGGCGGTGCTGGTTATAAAGCCGTTTACAAAGGCGGCCAATCATGTACCGGTCGTATCCGGTATCAACCGGCTTCTGGGAGCTGCGCTGGGGGCACTGCAGGCCGTGCTGCTGATGGTGCTGGCTGCCATGGTCTGCCGTCTGCCATTCTGGAAAACCGGGAATGAGATTGCATCCGCATCTCTTTTGCGATACAGCGATGGAATGATGGATGCCCTGACCTTTTATGCCAGGGAACCGCTGCAGGAGTTATCCAGACTGACATCGGCATTGGATGAAAAACAAACGCTCAGTACAGCAGAAAAGGAGAATATCCGCAGCTGGCTGCTGGAGCAGAATATGAAGAAAGAAGACGTGGACACGCTGCTGTCTGCGCTGCAATAGAGGTAAGAATATGAAAGATATGTATGAGCCGTTGGAGCTGCATGAGGT
This region includes:
- a CDS encoding rhomboid family intramembrane serine protease yields the protein MQISEYDLFAYQLLHYLVVQQHYRIVRVQQHKDDLWLMNENHQVYPVIRISSSGNAGTFADTDYVRNVHRIILNLMHREGPMLILNTNPQSSPVHNAFLTQICITPSALSEPQLTSVFHGIDRVVHRVADPDKESSTLMAQVEEAELKQQQDFIKKARKKSIPRCTIAIMAICTIFLVLEYLLAYLDGNMESATVAVGGYYKMSIVAAHEYWRILSGGFVHNGVVHFVISLYALYATGKLCEQRLGRGWYLAVFLSSVILGNAAQLIAAPNGIATGMSAGIFGVAAAFLTSQLLSHTLRHPLLRIPLYNCMAILAVLALVPSVSFIACIAGILCGILYGLWMHGRQSESGMKQHACLALVLYAASLFAYGAAVDTVAPLDRHLDEAIIRVYRHTPLNAYAEYLQEHFHQQYEKTGGI
- a CDS encoding dCMP deaminase family protein — encoded protein: MKREDVLTWDEYFMGLAHLSAKRSKDPSTQVGAVIVSSEHRVVSIGYNGFPNGCSDDEFPWDREGDFGNTKYPYVVHAELNAILNSKHDLKGCSIYVSLFPCNECAKAIIQSGISRIVYESDKYAHTEGTIASKRMLRSAGVELVQLPYAIDLQVSRKINPTIR
- a CDS encoding RidA family protein, which codes for MNKIIDADSAPAAIGPYSQAVTNGNLLFVSGQLPIEPGQGVIVSGDIAEQARQSLENVKAILEKAGYEMRDVVKTTCYLTEMENFAVVNEIYAEYFVGNYPARSCVSVKELPKQALFELEVIACK
- a CDS encoding PTS transporter subunit EIIC yields the protein MKILLMCGAGASSGFMAQAMRKAAKEQGIENFEIIARSEAEMMNNLQGTDLVMFGPHLAFKREALEKDLKKFNIPFAFIDKDAYGSIDGAATLKQALDALREVKKPVEEISVKEEKTTQSSEASEESAKGFMGWITKSLAPKLDKLTQNIYISAIQQSIMSILPMIMIGSVSSIVGVFRNFEVMSWIPDISMLNTYSFGLIAVFLAILVPMKVLEKRGNEKLKISAMLTSLALFFIITLPVIDGETGTMNFIMDKIGTGGMLTAVVTSVFTAWIFNFASRHSMFKEDTVMPDMVVAWMDALVPVTITLAIGLFIMSTGFDLPLFIRGLFAPISSFGQTWLGLVMICFFTCFLYSFGFTWILFPIAWAIWMEGMDANMAAVAAGQAASSINLMETVMGITYIGGQGCTLALVLMCMRSKVKKLKSIGRVCIFPAIFNINEPIVFGAPVVWNPILMIPLCLNSIIIPSLMYLVMRIGLVPIPSAPMQMWYLPNIVQGYLTTNSMSGVILVIALFAVSWLIWMPFFRVFEKQQYKEELENRKEREII
- a CDS encoding PTS lactose/cellobiose transporter subunit IIA; its protein translation is MKLENAQAAMQIILHAGDARLKTAEALKSLKTFDIERAKQQLLDANEDIVAAHQSQTASLQAESNGEEIEYSILFTHAQDTCMTVCSEINIAQQLVDICEAIDERFKKLEK
- a CDS encoding pyridoxal phosphate-dependent aminotransferase, with the protein product MNYFDNSNIKLDILKKKAYNLRWAEVADGTIPLTAADMDYPCAPAIKQALLAYVEEGYFSYTPKLGLPAFNQAFSNYVKETKGEEIKAEQVLAVDSAARAMFIVAKAFLKPGDEMIVFDPCDFLFRESCLAAGATPISYAAKLVTENRKMDLSRLEECISERTKMIGLCNPHNPYGLVYTKEELEAIMRLCEKHDLLIMNDEIWSDILYPDAQFNSIYCLGEERCKRVLSVFGFSKSFGLAGLRIGCVYANDDEKFQKLVDASDVLSTAGGATSLSQIAAIAAMEETQEWRAAFLKHITKNRDYAVAFINEHIPGLHAYKPQATFLLYVDIQELHVTGAEFVEFLKEEVQLAIVPGGHQYFGDESEGHVRICLATSMEILSEGLNRLKKGVKMLIERRTQHA
- a CDS encoding glycoside hydrolase family 1 protein, whose product is MHKIQFPENFLWGGATSAYQCEGAWKEDGKGFAVTDLLTAGSREIPREFTPVEKDCYYPAATAIDHYHHYKEDIALFAEMGFKVYRMSISWVRIFPNGDDEVPNPAGLAFYHKIFQECKKYDIEPLVTISHHDVPLALALKQDGWLSRKTIPAFVTYCKTIFKEYQDEVKYWITFNEINMMTNYFGDIYTGGILSNGTRYLDIAHASEESLSADKMTKRFTALHHQFIASALAVQVGHDINPDFQIGSMVAGDAHYPYSCNPVNVIEAQQSMNRLWYCGDVMVRGEYSYASRHYLKGKGVDIEALGITEEDKCILKKGTIDFLAFSYYTSGCHAVDEHHETTAGNFSLGVANPYLKKSDWGWVFDPQGLRWMLNELYGRYHIPVFIAENGLGAIDEVSEDGKVHDPYRIQYLNEHVSAMRDALEDGVDLLGYTWWGPIDLVSASTGEMKKRYGFIYVDMDDQGKGSLKRIRKDSFYHYQKIIQTNGSCIE
- a CDS encoding proline racemase, encoding MQKIVFTTVETHTLGEPTRIITSGFPDIPGITMMEKKEILEQRYDHLRRALMCEPRGHKDMVGALILPAEQTASAFGVVFMDAKRWVNMCGHASIGCAMYAVEAGLVPVCEPYTEVVMDTPSGTICASVRVENKKAQEVTLRNVPSFLFADEVKVRVDGKEYRVAISFGGTFFALIDAAQLSLQLDAKDIEFLIPFTRKLLAQLNKQYEIKHPSLAITRVVNAEYYVATGEKKQKNIVIAEEGQVDRSPCGTGTSAKLAYLHAKGNLSANEIFVNESFTGAKFYGRYEAEDVIGHYRGIQPMITGSAYITGKAVYVIDENDPLTYGFTI
- the rnhC gene encoding ribonuclease HIII produces the protein MGTCTIQTDRSSMMALKQRLKTAEIRKTPPYAIYQIKTSDCVITAYESGKLVFQGNGAEECAALIAPSAIQKTQSGTTAKKTQGQPKAIYPQAGSDEVGTGDYFGPVTVCATCVRHEDVEFLRSLGIQDSKAIDDTAIRRMAPKLMERLPHSLLILDNATYNRIHGENNMVAIKSRMHNQAYVHLRKKMGSLPQFCIIDQFVQKTSYYRYLKHEREVVYDIHFETKAENKYLSVAAGSIIARYAFLKAFDAMCEQYDFTFLKGAGSKVDQNIREFVAMHGKEALLQVAKLHFANTKKALG
- a CDS encoding CvpA family protein, producing MSLIMLVNMVILCVLCALVFGGYRDGFLLKLLSILSFFVCGFLAWWASSYVGGFIHLYPKHALPLQDTPLEAVLYDNLNRLLIFVILFVLLQLAVLVIKPFTKAANHVPVVSGINRLLGAALGALQAVLLMVLAAMVCRLPFWKTGNEIASASLLRYSDGMMDALTFYAREPLQELSRLTSALDEKQTLSTAEKENIRSWLLEQNMKKEDVDTLLSALQ